In Paenibacillus dendritiformis, the DNA window ATCATGATGCTTCCCCATTCCTTTCTGCCTCATGCCGCAAGCCGTCACGGCTAGGCCTGCCGCTCCCGGCCGGTGCGAATGATATGATCCACCCACTGCTCCACCGCATTGCCGTCCGCCAAGGTCGGAACGATATCCGCCCAGCGTTCGTCCCCGGACAATCGCAAAATGAAGTGATGAAGCGCCGCAAAGTGGCTGTCCTGAAAGACGCCCATCGTCGCCTTTTCGTCCGGAAGCAAGTACAGGCTGTCCGGTTCGGGGAGCGCAGGCTGTTGTCCGCTCAATAAGTGAAGGGCCGGCATCTTATCCCGTTCCAGATCGCATGTGATGCTTCCCTTCGTACCGACGATGTCGATCCGGAACGCATCTGCGCCATAAGCAATCCGGGACACTTCCACCATCCCGTGGACGCCGCTTGCTGTTCTATAAGTCATGACGGCCCAATCATCAACAAGGACCGGGACGCGCTCTTCCGAACCAGCCGCCTTCGGCCGCTCCGGCACAAACGTATGTACATGGCCATCCACACTCGCAAAATCGCCGAACCAGTGCCGGATTAAATCAAGCGCATGCACGCCGATATCCGTGACAGCTCCTCCGCCGGACAGCGAGTCGCTCAGCCTCCAGCTAAAAGGCCTCGATTCGCTCAAATATCCGGAGCGGAGATAAGCGATTTTGCACTGCAGGACCTCGCCGACAAGTCCCGCTTCCAGCCAGGAACGGATGCGCATGACAGCCGGGTGATAACGAAAGACAAAGGCGAGCTGCTGCGGGTATTGTGCAGGTATCTCTTCCACCAAATCTTTCGTGGCCTGCGCATTATCCGTTACCGGCTTCTCGCAATAAACAGCCTGCCGGTATTCAATGGCTGTTCGGACCTGCTCCGCGTGGAGCGCATTCGGCGTACAAATGCTTACCGCATCGGAACCCTCAATCTGAAGCGCCTCTTCCAACGAATTTGTAATATGGGCAAATCCGATTCGCCGTGCCTGGTCTCCTACTTCTTCGGGCCTTCTCGTCACCAACGCGTGGAGAGCCGGCTCCACAGGCAGCGGCTTCACAATCGGCAGCGTTCTCAGTGCGATCATATGGGTTTTGGCAATTGTGCCGAACCCGACTATAGAGAAACCAAGCTTCTGCATGGAGGATTCCACCTTTCCTTCTTCCCTGCCTTCGCTGACGACAGCCAGCAGCGGGGAAATACTCAACTTTGATCCATTGTAAAGAACCGCAACTCCGCTTGCAAGGCCGGATATGATAATGATCCGTCCAATTTCGACGGGACGCTGCGTCGACTGGCGTCGAAACCCCATCCCTTTCCCTCGTACCTGCTCGGATGACGCTTCCTTTGTCAACTTGTGCGCTTTCCCGGAAAATAATCAGCCGGCTCAACGCCTCCCGCCGTCCAGTTGGCGCCCGGGAAACAAGCTTCCCATAGGCCGGCTGCTGTCGGACTATCGTTCCGGTTCCATCGCCAACGGAACTGCGAGCAGATCGTCGGCTAGCACCGTTGCGGGAAAAATAGCCCTCGCCTCGGCCAGCAATCGGGCCAGCGTTTCCTCCTCTTTGTAGCGCGAGCTGAAGTGGGTGAGCACCAGCTTGCCAGCGCCGGCTTTCAGGGCGATCGCTGCTGCATCCGCGGCGGTGCTATGGCCGTACTCATGCGCATTGCTGCGTTTGTCCTCCATGAACGTAGCTTCATGCACAAGAACATCCGCCCCATCCGCCAATCTCACCGCATTCTCGCATGGCCGCGTATCGCCTAATATCGCAATCGATTTTCCCGGTATTGGCTCTCCCACTACGGCCGCTGCAGCAATGCGCCGCCCATCCGGCAGCATGACATCCTCCCCGCGCTTCAGCTTTCCGTAGACCGGACCGGGTTCGATGCCCATCCTCTCGAGCACCTCGAGACGAAGTTTGCCCGGACGGTCAAGCTCCTGAATCCGATAGCCATAGGAAAGCACACGATGCTCCAGCGGGAGCGCGGTCACGCGGAAGCTGTCATCGGACCAGATGTCGCCCGGCTCGATCTCCTGGATATGCAGCTCATAGGGCAAATGAGTATCACTTACGCGAAACGCGGTCTCCATGAATTCGCGCAGCCCGGCCGGTCCGAACACGGTCAACGGATCAACCCCGCCTTGATACGCCCTGCTGGACAGAAGCCCCGGCAGCCCGAACAAATGATCTCCATGCAAATGCGTAATAAAGATGTACTCGCACTTGCCAAGCCTCAATGGAGAGCGGAGAACTTGATGCTGAGTCCCTTCCCCGCAATCGAACATCCAGAACGTTCCCCGTTCTTCTTGCAAGCGCAGCACGAGGCTGCTTACATTGCGCCGGGTAGTCGGCATGCCGGCCCCGGTGCCGAGAAAATAAAGATCCATAGCCCTGTCTCCCCCTTTACTTAATGATATAAAATAATTGCGGTTCCTGATAGTGCATTCGTAGTAAGCTATACCCAACTCCGCTTCGTTCGATTCTGCCCTTGCCCTGCAAAAAGAAAACCTCCGCACCTGCCAATAGAGGAAGCGGCGCGGAGGTGCGGAGTCGTTATTTGGTATCAAGTATGCTGACAGCCTTGTTAGGCCTTATCCACATTGAAGTATGTTGCTTGCGGATGAGCGAACACCATCGCGGTGACAGAGGCTTCCGGCTCCATCATGAAGCCTTCGGTCAAGTGCACGCCAATATCCTCGGGCTCCATGAGGCGGAACAGCGGCTCCTGATCCTCCAGGTTCGGGCAGGCCGGGTAACCGAACGACACCCGAATGCCCTGGTATCTGGCGCCGAACCGTTCCTTCCTCGTCATCTCGGCCGGATCGGGGATGCCCCATACTTCCCGCATCATATGATGAATCCGCTCGGCCAGACCTTCCGCCAGTTCCAGCGCCACCGACTGCAGCGCGTGGGAACGCAAATACTCTCCCTGCTGCTTGAATTCATCCGATCGCTCGCGGACTCCCTTCCCGGCCGTCACGACCAGGAAGCCGACGTAATCCATTACGCCGCTCTCCTTCGAGCGCAAGAAATCGGCCAGACACATAAAAGGCTCGACCTGCTGCCGCGGGAACGTGAAGGTATGCAGGACTTCATCCTGCCGCTCCGGATTATAGATATGGATGGAATCCCCTTCCGACTGGGCCGGGAAGAAACGGTACATCGCGTTCGCCTGCAGCACGCCGCTCTCCGCTTCCTCATGCAAAATCCGGTCGACGGTCTCCTTCAGTTCGAACGTCTTCGGATCGCGCTCCTTCAAGCGCTGCTCGACAGACCCGCGCATGCCGAGATGATGCCCGAGCAGCATCTGCATATTGACGTACGGAATGACTTGCGGCACAGGAATATTGCGCAGCACGTGACGCTCCAGGTCCGGCGGAAGATGGACGGGCGCTTCCTTAATCGCCGAGCGGACCGCACGAGTCAGCTTCGGCAGCTTCTGCTCCGCTTCCTCTTCCTTGGCGAGCCGCTCCTTATGCGCGCGCAGCTCGTCTACGAGGAGCTGCCGTTCTTCGGCATTCATCAGCTTGTTCGCCAGATCCAGCCCCTCCATCGCATCCTTCGCATAGAGAACAAGCCCGTCATATTCCGGAATGATCCGGGTTTTCGTAAATTTGCGCGTCAGCGCCGCCCCCCCGACCATGATCGGCACATCGATCCCGGCGCTCCGCAGATCTTGTGCGGTCACCACCATCTGTTGGGCCGATTTGACGAGCAGTCCGGATAAGCCGATCGCATCCGGCTTTTCTTTGCGGTATGCTTCAATTAACTGTTCAGGAGGAACCTTGATCCCAAGATTTATAATTTCATAGCCGTTATTGGACAGAATGATTTCAACCAGGTTTTTCCCAATATCATGGACGTCGCCCTTTACGGTGGCGAGCAATATTTTTCCTTTGACCGCTGTTTCGTTCTTCTCCATATGCG includes these proteins:
- a CDS encoding Gfo/Idh/MocA family protein, yielding MGFRRQSTQRPVEIGRIIIISGLASGVAVLYNGSKLSISPLLAVVSEGREEGKVESSMQKLGFSIVGFGTIAKTHMIALRTLPIVKPLPVEPALHALVTRRPEEVGDQARRIGFAHITNSLEEALQIEGSDAVSICTPNALHAEQVRTAIEYRQAVYCEKPVTDNAQATKDLVEEIPAQYPQQLAFVFRYHPAVMRIRSWLEAGLVGEVLQCKIAYLRSGYLSESRPFSWRLSDSLSGGGAVTDIGVHALDLIRHWFGDFASVDGHVHTFVPERPKAAGSEERVPVLVDDWAVMTYRTASGVHGMVEVSRIAYGADAFRIDIVGTKGSITCDLERDKMPALHLLSGQQPALPEPDSLYLLPDEKATMGVFQDSHFAALHHFILRLSGDERWADIVPTLADGNAVEQWVDHIIRTGRERQA
- the rnz gene encoding ribonuclease Z; its protein translation is MDLYFLGTGAGMPTTRRNVSSLVLRLQEERGTFWMFDCGEGTQHQVLRSPLRLGKCEYIFITHLHGDHLFGLPGLLSSRAYQGGVDPLTVFGPAGLREFMETAFRVSDTHLPYELHIQEIEPGDIWSDDSFRVTALPLEHRVLSYGYRIQELDRPGKLRLEVLERMGIEPGPVYGKLKRGEDVMLPDGRRIAAAAVVGEPIPGKSIAILGDTRPCENAVRLADGADVLVHEATFMEDKRSNAHEYGHSTAADAAAIALKAGAGKLVLTHFSSRYKEEETLARLLAEARAIFPATVLADDLLAVPLAMEPER